A single window of Methylocella tundrae DNA harbors:
- the rnr gene encoding ribonuclease R family protein, which yields MNKPAGPGKSGSKAAQGAQQTPRPAPSREDIVAFIAREREAQGEQMSSGRSPAKISKREIARAFDIRGDDRIALKRLLKELEAEGAIERRRKGLHKAGLLPATVLADFFSRDRDGDFLAAPVDWDAAQGPQPKIIVGIPRRQRPGAPAPGVGDRALLRVEPLPDAKPGEPAYSGRVVKLLERARSQILGIFRERPGGGGRVLPVDKKNANRGELDVHPGQEGDAREGDLVAVEILRTGRLGLPSARVRERLGAFDSEKAVSLIALHTHKIPNVFRPETIAEADRARPATMDGREDWRQIPLVTIDPADAKDHDDAVHAEADPDPNNRGGFILRVAIADVAAYVRPGSPLDRDALERGNSVYFPDRVVPMLPERISNDLCSLRPHEDRPALAVRMVVAADGHKLTHSFHRVMMRSAAKLAYGQAQAAIDGAADEATAPLVAGVLAPLYEAYAALKRARDARGPLDLDLPERKIILNEEGGVHSVVIPTRLDAHRLIEEFMILANVAAAETLEAKHQALIYRAHDEPSVEKLNNLAEFLSSIGIKLAKGQVIRAEQFNGILAQVKDTDNEHLVNEIVLRTQAQAEYVVENYGHFGLNLHRYAHFTSPIRRYADLIVHRALISALRLGPDGLPPNAREELTEVAAKISAAERRAMAAERETIERLIAAHLADKVGATFEGRISGATRAGLFIRLHDTGADGFIPASMLGDDYFRHDERLHALIGSRTGKMHRLGDIVTVKLVEAAPLAGALRFELLSAGGPRAPRTALKQAGKGEKAQRHNRSSR from the coding sequence GTGAATAAACCCGCCGGTCCAGGAAAGTCCGGCTCCAAGGCTGCGCAAGGCGCGCAGCAGACCCCTCGCCCCGCGCCCTCGCGGGAAGATATCGTCGCCTTCATCGCCAGAGAGCGGGAGGCGCAGGGCGAGCAAATGTCTTCCGGCAGATCGCCGGCGAAAATCAGCAAGCGCGAGATCGCCCGCGCCTTCGACATCAGGGGCGATGACCGCATCGCCCTCAAACGGCTCCTGAAGGAACTCGAAGCCGAAGGCGCCATCGAACGCCGCCGCAAAGGGCTGCACAAGGCTGGGCTTTTGCCTGCGACCGTGCTCGCCGACTTTTTCAGCCGCGACCGCGACGGCGATTTTCTCGCCGCTCCCGTCGATTGGGACGCGGCGCAAGGACCGCAGCCGAAAATCATCGTCGGCATCCCGCGCAGGCAAAGACCGGGGGCGCCGGCGCCTGGCGTCGGCGATCGCGCGCTTTTGCGTGTCGAGCCCCTGCCTGACGCAAAGCCGGGCGAGCCCGCCTATAGCGGGCGTGTCGTTAAGCTTCTGGAACGCGCCAGATCGCAGATTCTCGGCATTTTCCGCGAACGGCCGGGTGGCGGCGGCCGCGTTTTACCGGTCGACAAGAAGAACGCCAATCGCGGCGAACTCGACGTACATCCCGGCCAGGAGGGAGACGCGCGCGAAGGCGACCTCGTCGCCGTCGAGATTTTGCGTACCGGACGGCTCGGCCTTCCCTCGGCCCGCGTGCGCGAGCGCCTTGGCGCTTTCGACAGCGAAAAGGCGGTGAGCCTCATCGCCCTCCACACCCATAAGATCCCCAATGTCTTCCGGCCCGAGACCATCGCGGAGGCTGATCGCGCGCGCCCCGCGACCATGGATGGGCGCGAAGACTGGCGTCAAATCCCGCTCGTCACCATTGATCCGGCCGACGCCAAGGACCACGACGACGCGGTTCACGCCGAAGCCGACCCTGACCCCAATAATCGTGGCGGCTTCATCCTGCGCGTCGCCATCGCCGATGTCGCGGCCTATGTCCGGCCCGGCTCGCCGCTCGACCGCGACGCGCTGGAGCGCGGCAATTCGGTCTATTTCCCCGACCGCGTCGTGCCGATGCTGCCGGAGCGCATTTCAAACGACCTCTGCTCGCTGCGGCCACATGAGGACAGGCCTGCTCTCGCCGTGCGCATGGTCGTCGCGGCGGACGGACATAAGCTCACGCACAGCTTTCATCGCGTGATGATGCGCTCGGCGGCAAAGCTCGCCTATGGCCAGGCGCAGGCGGCGATCGACGGCGCGGCCGACGAGGCGACAGCCCCGCTCGTCGCGGGCGTGCTGGCGCCGCTCTATGAGGCCTACGCCGCGCTGAAACGCGCCCGCGATGCGCGGGGGCCTTTGGACCTCGACCTGCCCGAGCGGAAAATCATCCTCAACGAAGAAGGCGGAGTCCACAGCGTCGTCATTCCGACGCGGCTCGACGCGCATCGGCTGATCGAGGAATTCATGATCCTCGCCAATGTCGCGGCGGCCGAAACGCTCGAGGCCAAGCATCAGGCGCTGATCTATCGCGCGCATGACGAGCCTTCGGTCGAAAAGCTCAACAATCTCGCGGAGTTTCTATCCTCGATCGGGATCAAGCTCGCGAAGGGGCAGGTTATCAGGGCCGAGCAGTTCAACGGCATTCTGGCTCAGGTCAAGGACACCGACAATGAGCATCTCGTCAATGAGATCGTTTTACGCACACAGGCGCAGGCTGAATATGTAGTTGAAAACTATGGCCATTTCGGCCTTAATTTGCACCGCTACGCGCATTTTACCTCACCGATCCGCCGTTACGCCGACCTCATCGTCCATCGCGCGCTGATCTCGGCGCTTCGTCTTGGCCCCGACGGCCTGCCCCCAAATGCGCGGGAAGAACTGACCGAGGTCGCGGCGAAGATTTCCGCCGCCGAACGCAGAGCCATGGCGGCCGAGCGCGAGACCATCGAAAGGCTGATCGCGGCGCATCTTGCCGACAAGGTCGGCGCGACCTTCGAGGGACGCATTTCAGGGGCGACCCGCGCCGGCCTCTTCATCCGGTTGCACGACACCGGCGCCGACGGATTCATTCCAGCCTCGATGCTGGGCGATGATTATTTTCGCCATGACGAGCGTTTGCACGCGCTGATCGGCTCGCGTACCGGTAAGATGCATCGGCTCGGCGACATCGTCACGGTGAAGCTGGTCGAGGCGGCCCCGCTTGCCGGGGCCTTGCGTTTCGAACTTTTGAGCGCGGGCGGTCCCCGCGCCCCAAGGACCGCGCTCAAACAGGCCGGCAAAGGTGAGAAAGCGCAGCGTCATAACCGCTCATCGAGATGA
- the topA gene encoding type I DNA topoisomerase, which yields MNVVIVESPAKAKTINKYLGKGYEVYASFGHVRDLPAKDGSVDPDADFAMLWDVDVKSAKRLSEIAKAVKDADKVILATDPDREGEAISWHVLEVLKAKRVLKDKRVERVVFNAITKSAILEAMQHPREIDVALVDAYLARRALDYLVGFNLSPVLWRKLPGARSAGRVQSVALRLVCDRELEIESFVAREYWSIVAHLKTQAGAPFTARLVGADGKKLTRLDIGAGPEAEAFKAALENAAFKVAEVEAKPAKRHPYAPFTTSTLQQEASRKLGFAPARTMQLAQRLYEGADIDGETVGLITYMRTDGVDLAPEAITSARSVIAREFGDAYVPKAPRKYTVKAKNAQEAHEAIRPTDLTRLPKRVMRALEPDQAKLYELIWTRTIASQMESAELERTTVDILAQAGERKLDLRATGQVIRFDGFLKLYQEGRDDEEDEDSSRLPDMARDERLTKERIDATQHFTEPPPRFTEATLVKRMEELGIGRPSTYASTLAVLRERDYVRIEKKRLYPEDKGRLVTAFLESFFTRYVGYDFTADLEEKLDRISNHEIDWKQVLRDFWLDFSGALAGTKDLRTTQVLDSLNEILGPHIFPAKADGSNPRACPSCADGQLSLKLGKFGAFVGCSNYPECKFTRTLAGGNGENAEAVEGDRPGVKVLGIDPETGEEVTLRDGRFGAYVQQGEAEKPKRSSLPKTISPGDLTLEQAIGLLSLPREVAKHPETKEPVVAGIGRYGPYVQHGKTYANIGKDEDILSIGGNRAIDLIIAKESGLTGRRFGASESAPARVLGEHPSGGPVTIKAGRYGPYVSHGKVNATLLKDADPTTLTLEGALELLSAKASGGGGPIQGRLLGEHPSGGPITVRAGRFGAYVNHGKTNATLKANASAETITLEEAIRLIEDKEAAGGGAKKKAAAPKKTAAKAAPKTNGAKAGASKAAASKAKASEGDDDGPPFEPTANLKPAPARKPAGSQKPAPKPAADKQKKAKHA from the coding sequence ATGAATGTCGTCATCGTCGAATCGCCGGCGAAGGCCAAGACCATCAACAAATATCTTGGCAAGGGCTATGAGGTTTACGCATCCTTTGGCCACGTCCGCGATCTGCCGGCCAAGGATGGCTCGGTCGATCCCGACGCCGATTTCGCCATGCTCTGGGACGTCGACGTCAAATCGGCCAAACGTCTTTCGGAGATCGCGAAGGCCGTCAAGGACGCCGACAAGGTCATTCTGGCGACCGACCCGGACCGCGAAGGCGAAGCGATTTCCTGGCACGTGCTGGAGGTCTTGAAGGCGAAGCGCGTTCTTAAAGACAAGCGCGTCGAGCGCGTCGTCTTCAATGCGATCACCAAATCCGCCATTCTCGAGGCCATGCAGCATCCGCGCGAGATCGACGTGGCCCTCGTCGACGCTTACCTCGCGCGCCGGGCGCTGGACTATCTTGTCGGCTTCAATCTCTCTCCGGTGCTATGGCGCAAGCTGCCCGGCGCGCGCTCCGCCGGCCGGGTTCAGTCGGTCGCCTTGCGCCTCGTCTGCGACCGCGAACTCGAAATCGAATCCTTCGTCGCGCGGGAATATTGGTCGATCGTCGCCCATTTGAAGACGCAGGCGGGCGCGCCATTCACCGCCCGGCTCGTCGGCGCGGATGGCAAGAAGCTGACGCGCCTCGACATCGGCGCGGGACCCGAGGCCGAGGCCTTCAAGGCGGCGCTGGAGAACGCCGCCTTCAAAGTCGCCGAGGTCGAGGCAAAGCCCGCCAAGCGGCACCCTTACGCGCCCTTCACCACCTCGACGCTGCAGCAGGAAGCCTCGCGCAAGCTCGGCTTCGCCCCCGCACGCACCATGCAGCTGGCGCAGCGCCTCTATGAAGGCGCCGACATCGACGGCGAGACGGTCGGACTCATTACTTATATGCGAACCGACGGCGTCGATCTTGCGCCCGAAGCCATCACGAGCGCGCGCTCCGTCATCGCCCGCGAGTTCGGCGACGCCTATGTGCCCAAGGCGCCGCGCAAATATACGGTGAAGGCAAAAAACGCGCAGGAAGCGCATGAAGCGATCCGCCCGACCGATCTGACCCGGCTGCCAAAGCGCGTCATGCGCGCCCTGGAGCCGGACCAGGCGAAGCTCTATGAGCTGATCTGGACGCGCACCATCGCGAGCCAGATGGAATCGGCCGAGCTCGAGCGCACGACCGTCGATATTCTGGCGCAAGCAGGCGAGCGCAAGCTCGATCTGCGCGCGACAGGCCAGGTCATCCGCTTCGACGGCTTCTTGAAGCTCTATCAGGAAGGCCGCGACGACGAGGAAGACGAAGATTCAAGCCGTCTCCCGGACATGGCGAGGGACGAGCGGCTGACCAAGGAGCGCATCGACGCGACCCAGCATTTCACCGAGCCGCCGCCGCGCTTCACCGAAGCGACGCTGGTGAAGCGCATGGAAGAGCTCGGCATTGGCCGGCCCTCGACCTATGCCTCAACGCTGGCGGTGCTGCGTGAGCGCGACTATGTGCGGATCGAGAAAAAACGTCTTTACCCCGAGGACAAGGGCCGTCTCGTCACGGCGTTTCTTGAAAGCTTTTTCACGCGCTACGTCGGCTATGACTTCACCGCCGACCTGGAGGAAAAACTCGACCGCATCTCCAATCATGAAATCGACTGGAAGCAGGTGCTCCGCGATTTCTGGCTCGATTTTTCCGGCGCTCTCGCCGGCACCAAGGATCTGCGCACGACGCAGGTGCTGGACAGCCTGAATGAGATTTTGGGGCCGCATATTTTCCCCGCGAAAGCGGACGGATCGAATCCACGCGCCTGCCCATCCTGCGCGGACGGCCAGCTGTCGCTGAAGCTCGGCAAATTCGGCGCCTTCGTCGGCTGCTCGAATTATCCCGAGTGCAAATTCACGCGCACGCTCGCGGGCGGCAATGGCGAAAACGCCGAGGCCGTCGAAGGCGATCGTCCCGGCGTCAAGGTGCTTGGAATCGACCCCGAGACGGGTGAGGAGGTCACGCTGCGCGACGGGCGTTTCGGCGCCTATGTGCAGCAGGGAGAGGCCGAAAAGCCGAAGCGCTCGTCCCTGCCGAAGACGATTTCTCCCGGCGATCTGACGCTGGAGCAGGCGATCGGGCTTTTATCCCTGCCGCGCGAAGTCGCCAAGCATCCCGAGACGAAAGAGCCTGTCGTCGCGGGCATCGGACGCTACGGTCCATACGTCCAGCACGGCAAGACCTACGCCAATATTGGCAAGGACGAGGATATTTTGAGCATCGGCGGCAATCGCGCGATCGATCTCATCATCGCCAAGGAAAGCGGGCTCACCGGCCGGCGCTTCGGCGCTTCGGAAAGCGCGCCCGCCCGGGTCCTTGGCGAACATCCGTCCGGCGGTCCGGTCACGATCAAGGCGGGGCGTTACGGACCCTATGTCAGCCACGGCAAAGTCAATGCGACCTTGCTGAAGGACGCCGACCCCACCACATTGACGCTTGAGGGCGCCCTGGAGCTTCTGAGCGCCAAGGCGTCGGGCGGCGGCGGTCCCATTCAGGGGCGCCTGCTTGGCGAGCATCCGTCAGGCGGCCCGATCACGGTGCGGGCCGGACGATTTGGCGCTTATGTCAATCACGGCAAGACCAACGCGACCCTCAAGGCGAACGCCTCGGCAGAGACGATCACGCTGGAGGAAGCGATCCGCCTGATCGAAGACAAGGAAGCGGCTGGCGGCGGAGCGAAAAAGAAAGCCGCCGCGCCGAAGAAGACAGCTGCGAAAGCCGCGCCCAAGACAAATGGCGCCAAGGCGGGCGCGTCGAAAGCCGCCGCGTCGAAAGCGAAAGCCTCCGAGGGGGACGACGACGGTCCGCCTTTCGAGCCGACGGCAAATCTCAAACCCGCGCCGGCGCGAAAGCCTGCGGGCTCACAAAAACCCGCCCCTAAACCAGCGGCGGATAAACAGAAAAAGGCCAAACACGCGTGA
- the ybgF gene encoding tol-pal system protein YbgF codes for MRHFETLFRVLLGACAAGFLCGAVAGASPRAEAAGAPERLAQNFGAPPGDVGDGQPDDASTLLVRIDRLESQMRQMNGQIEQLQFQNHKLEDQLKKFQEDVDFRFQDSGRPGAAAPSAAKPQKRSDAIDNLIDAGDQPGEPPSSATPPSVTPGSARPSRRGDAFDPSNDPNAPGAPRTLGSAPPSPAARVRTTALPDAASPDAPLDLSGAKWRAAPADAPASGSPATATPPVAALTTPNSVAPGAAPINPVKEEFDVAYGYLRQKEYESAEKSFAAFIQKNPRSRMTADATYYLGESFFQRNRPREAAEQYLKMSTQYATSPRAPEAMLRLGQSLNALGAKEQACATFAEIGRKYPGASAAVKAGADREAKRAQC; via the coding sequence ATGAGGCATTTCGAAACACTCTTCAGGGTCCTGCTCGGCGCCTGCGCGGCCGGTTTTCTTTGCGGCGCCGTCGCTGGCGCGTCGCCGCGCGCCGAGGCGGCGGGCGCGCCGGAGCGCCTTGCGCAGAATTTTGGAGCTCCTCCCGGCGACGTTGGCGACGGCCAGCCGGACGATGCGTCTACCCTGCTCGTGCGGATTGATCGCCTCGAAAGCCAGATGCGCCAGATGAATGGCCAGATCGAGCAATTGCAGTTTCAAAACCACAAGCTTGAGGATCAGCTGAAGAAGTTCCAGGAGGATGTCGATTTCCGGTTTCAGGATAGCGGACGGCCAGGCGCCGCGGCGCCGTCCGCCGCGAAACCGCAAAAGCGAAGCGACGCGATCGACAATCTCATCGACGCCGGAGATCAGCCCGGGGAGCCGCCCTCCTCCGCGACCCCGCCCAGCGTGACGCCCGGCTCCGCGCGCCCGTCGCGACGCGGCGACGCCTTCGATCCGTCAAATGACCCCAACGCTCCAGGCGCGCCCCGGACGCTCGGAAGCGCCCCGCCATCGCCCGCCGCCAGAGTGAGAACCACCGCCCTCCCGGACGCGGCCTCTCCCGACGCGCCGCTCGATCTATCCGGCGCGAAATGGCGCGCCGCTCCCGCCGATGCTCCGGCGAGCGGCTCCCCGGCCACGGCCACTCCGCCAGTCGCGGCGCTGACGACGCCAAACAGCGTCGCGCCGGGCGCCGCGCCGATCAATCCGGTGAAAGAGGAGTTCGATGTCGCCTACGGCTATCTCCGGCAGAAGGAGTATGAAAGCGCGGAAAAGAGCTTCGCCGCCTTCATCCAGAAGAATCCCAGGAGCAGAATGACGGCCGACGCGACCTATTACCTTGGCGAGAGTTTCTTCCAGCGCAACCGCCCGCGCGAGGCCGCGGAGCAATATCTCAAGATGTCGACGCAATACGCGACGTCGCCGCGAGCGCCAGAGGCGATGCTGCGGCTTGGCCAGTCGCTCAATGCGCTTGGCGCAAAGGAACAGGCCTGCGCGACATTCGCCGAGATCGGCCGCAAATATCCAGGCGCCTCGGCGGCTGTCAAAGCCGGCGCGGATCGGGAGGCTAAACGCGCCCAATGTTGA
- the glmM gene encoding phosphoglucosamine mutase, producing the protein MVRKHFGTDGIRGQANSVITPELAMKVAQATGVLFQRGDHRHRAVIGKDTRLSSYMIEYAMVAGFASVGMDSLLLGPMPTPAVAMLTHSMRADVGVMISASHNSFEDNGIKLFGPDGFKLSDEVEAKIETMLDKDFALKLSKPADLGRAMRVEGDRARYIEFAKRTLVRNLSLEGLRIVVDCANGAAYKVAPEALWELGAEVFSIGVEPDGFNINRGVGSTTPLALVKKVREMRADIGIALDGDADRVLIVDEMGKIVDGDQLMAVIAESWKEDGRLSQPGVVATVMSNLGLERYLQGIGLSLARTAVGDRYVLEHMRQHGYNLGGEQSGHIILADYCTTGDGLVAALQLLAVVKRQSKPVSQVCHRFEPSPQVLKSVRVSAGKPLEDANVARAIESGRQKLGSSGRLVIRASGTEPVIRVMGEGDNLDLVERIVDEVCDAVATFSRAA; encoded by the coding sequence ATGGTTCGCAAACATTTTGGAACGGATGGAATTCGAGGCCAGGCCAACTCGGTCATCACGCCGGAGCTGGCCATGAAGGTCGCGCAGGCGACCGGCGTCCTGTTTCAGCGCGGCGACCATCGCCACCGAGCGGTGATCGGCAAGGATACGCGACTTTCAAGCTACATGATCGAATATGCGATGGTGGCGGGCTTCGCCTCAGTCGGCATGGATTCCCTTCTGCTCGGACCGATGCCGACGCCCGCCGTCGCCATGCTGACGCATTCGATGCGGGCCGATGTCGGCGTGATGATTTCCGCCTCGCACAATTCCTTCGAAGATAATGGCATCAAGCTCTTCGGACCTGACGGATTCAAATTGTCGGATGAAGTCGAAGCCAAGATCGAGACGATGCTCGACAAGGATTTCGCACTGAAATTGTCGAAGCCTGCCGATCTCGGGCGCGCCATGCGCGTCGAGGGCGACCGCGCCCGCTACATCGAATTCGCCAAGAGGACGCTGGTGCGCAACCTTTCCCTCGAGGGTTTGCGCATCGTTGTCGATTGCGCCAACGGGGCCGCCTATAAGGTCGCTCCGGAGGCTTTATGGGAGCTGGGCGCCGAGGTTTTCTCGATTGGCGTCGAGCCGGACGGGTTCAACATCAATCGCGGCGTCGGCTCAACCACGCCACTTGCCCTCGTCAAGAAGGTGCGCGAGATGCGCGCCGATATCGGGATCGCGCTCGATGGTGACGCCGACCGCGTGCTGATCGTCGACGAAATGGGCAAGATCGTCGATGGCGATCAATTGATGGCGGTGATCGCCGAGAGCTGGAAGGAAGATGGACGCCTGTCGCAGCCCGGCGTCGTCGCGACTGTGATGTCCAATCTCGGGCTCGAGCGCTATCTCCAGGGGATCGGCCTGTCGCTTGCCCGCACGGCTGTCGGCGACCGCTACGTGCTGGAGCATATGCGCCAGCACGGCTATAATCTCGGCGGCGAGCAATCCGGCCATATCATCCTCGCGGATTATTGCACGACAGGCGACGGACTCGTGGCGGCGTTGCAACTGCTCGCGGTCGTCAAACGCCAATCAAAGCCGGTCAGCCAGGTCTGCCATCGCTTCGAGCCTTCGCCGCAGGTGCTAAAGAGCGTCAGGGTCAGCGCTGGCAAACCCCTGGAGGACGCGAACGTCGCCCGCGCAATTGAATCGGGGCGCCAGAAACTCGGCAGTTCGGGCCGCCTCGTGATCCGCGCATCGGGCACAGAACCCGTCATTCGCGTGATGGGCGAAGGCGATAATCTCGATCTCGTCGAGCGGATCGTCGATGAAGTTTGCGACGCCGTCGCGACCTTCTCGCGGGCGGCCTGA
- a CDS encoding helix-turn-helix transcriptional regulator yields MVLPMNQAKSKPMGTSKEAEELAAKIGAKIKELRLAKGFATQDSFAKKLGMKADGVSAYERGNNLIQLVKLSEMAQILGVTPNDILGFKPGSAGQMRQVTGILLERSCVALGVPEKRARALAETVLAVLDSPAIHTSGIPLEDIVRILADDAIRRSLLSARS; encoded by the coding sequence TTGGTTTTACCGATGAATCAAGCTAAATCGAAGCCTATGGGGACAAGCAAAGAAGCTGAAGAGCTGGCCGCGAAGATCGGGGCTAAGATTAAAGAGTTGCGGCTGGCCAAAGGCTTCGCGACGCAGGATTCGTTCGCCAAGAAACTCGGCATGAAGGCGGACGGCGTCTCGGCATATGAGCGCGGAAATAACCTGATTCAGCTCGTGAAGCTAAGCGAGATGGCCCAAATTCTCGGCGTGACCCCGAACGATATTCTTGGTTTTAAGCCTGGATCGGCAGGGCAGATGCGCCAGGTTACAGGTATTCTTCTAGAGCGCTCATGTGTGGCGCTAGGGGTGCCGGAGAAGCGAGCGAGGGCTCTGGCAGAAACAGTTCTTGCAGTTCTAGATAGTCCTGCAATTCACACATCTGGCATCCCGTTAGAGGACATTGTTCGCATTTTGGCCGACGACGCAATTCGTCGATCTTTGCTGTCAGCGCGGAGCTGA
- the folE gene encoding GTP cyclohydrolase I FolE: MAKPTQADAEAAVRVLIEWAGDDPDREGLLDTPGRVARSYRELFAGYATDPRTYLERTFEEVGGYDELVVMRDIPVVSFCEHHMLPVIGRAHVGYLPSNRVVGISKLARVVHGFARRLQIQEKLTAEIADAIQDILEPKGVGVVIEAEHSCMTLRGVNTLGTTLTTSRLRGIIRDDPRTREEFLRLTRA, translated from the coding sequence ATGGCGAAGCCGACACAGGCCGACGCGGAAGCCGCTGTCAGGGTGCTGATCGAATGGGCGGGCGATGATCCAGATCGCGAAGGCCTCCTCGACACGCCCGGACGCGTGGCGCGGTCTTATCGTGAGCTGTTCGCGGGATACGCGACCGACCCACGAACGTACCTCGAACGCACATTCGAGGAGGTTGGCGGTTACGACGAGCTTGTCGTGATGCGGGACATTCCCGTCGTCAGTTTTTGCGAGCACCATATGCTTCCGGTGATCGGCCGCGCGCATGTCGGTTATCTGCCGAGCAATCGGGTGGTCGGCATCTCAAAGCTCGCCCGCGTTGTGCATGGTTTTGCGCGCCGGCTGCAGATCCAGGAGAAACTGACCGCCGAGATCGCAGACGCCATCCAGGACATTCTGGAGCCGAAGGGCGTTGGCGTGGTGATCGAGGCCGAGCACAGCTGCATGACGCTGCGCGGCGTCAACACGCTCGGAACCACCCTCACAACCAGCCGCCTGCGCGGCATCATCCGGGACGACCCGCGCACGCGCGAAGAGTTTCTGCGCCTGACGCGAGCCTAG
- a CDS encoding DUF302 domain-containing protein, translating to MLDNGVITVSSPHTVEETVSRFEAALKAHKVTLFAKIDHAAGAGEAGMTLRPTLLLIFGSPRTGTPLMQHNQEIGLDLPMKALIWQDADGKVWLSSNDPAWLVRRHRLGDAVEETVAALENGLAVLTQEASAG from the coding sequence ATGTTGGACAATGGTGTAATCACCGTTTCGAGCCCTCATACGGTCGAGGAAACGGTCAGCCGCTTCGAGGCCGCGCTCAAAGCGCATAAGGTGACGCTCTTCGCCAAGATCGACCACGCGGCGGGCGCGGGCGAAGCCGGCATGACTCTTCGGCCGACTTTGCTGTTGATTTTCGGGAGCCCCCGCACGGGCACGCCGCTAATGCAGCACAATCAGGAGATCGGCCTCGACCTGCCCATGAAGGCGCTTATCTGGCAGGACGCCGATGGCAAGGTTTGGCTTTCCTCAAACGATCCAGCATGGCTCGTCCGCCGGCACCGCCTTGGCGACGCCGTGGAGGAGACGGTTGCAGCTCTTGAAAACGGCCTCGCCGTGCTCACGCAAGAGGCCAGCGCCGGTTGA
- a CDS encoding HesA/MoeB/ThiF family protein yields MTEVILGTEEIERYARHIVLRGVGGPGQQKLKAARVLVVGAGGLGAPLLQYLAAAGVGEIGVIDDDVVSLSNLQRQVLHGTQDVGRPKVDSAAAAIARLNPHVLVRRHQTRLSAENARELVAAYGVVADGSDNFATRYVVSDACFHERRPLVTAAVGAFDGSLTTLRPYESSVTGEPNPTYRCLFPEPPPEGVAPSCAEIGVLGALTGILGSMMALEVVREIVGFGESLIGRLVLFDALDMRFETVRYRWDPANPLNGEKAVAS; encoded by the coding sequence TTGACCGAAGTCATCCTGGGAACAGAAGAAATCGAGCGCTATGCGCGCCACATCGTTCTGCGCGGCGTCGGCGGTCCGGGTCAGCAGAAGCTCAAGGCCGCGCGCGTCCTCGTCGTCGGCGCTGGCGGCCTCGGCGCGCCTCTCCTGCAATATCTCGCCGCGGCGGGCGTCGGGGAGATCGGCGTCATCGACGATGACGTCGTCTCGCTCTCGAACCTGCAGCGCCAGGTGCTGCACGGAACGCAGGATGTCGGACGGCCGAAAGTTGACAGCGCAGCCGCGGCGATCGCAAGGCTGAACCCGCATGTCCTGGTGAGGCGGCATCAAACACGGCTCAGCGCCGAGAATGCGCGTGAACTCGTCGCGGCCTATGGCGTCGTCGCCGACGGGTCGGACAATTTCGCGACCCGCTACGTTGTTTCCGACGCCTGCTTCCACGAGCGGCGCCCGCTTGTCACGGCGGCGGTCGGCGCCTTCGACGGATCGCTGACGACGCTGCGCCCCTATGAATCAAGCGTCACAGGCGAACCCAATCCGACCTATCGCTGCCTGTTTCCGGAGCCCCCGCCCGAGGGCGTCGCTCCCTCCTGCGCGGAGATCGGGGTTCTTGGCGCCCTGACCGGCATACTCGGCTCCATGATGGCGCTTGAAGTCGTGCGCGAGATTGTCGGCTTTGGCGAAAGCCTCATCGGCAGATTGGTGCTCTTCGACGCGCTCGACATGCGCTTCGAGACCGTGCGCTACCGCTGGGATCCAGCCAACCCCCTGAACGGCGAAAAGGCCGTCGCGTCATGA
- a CDS encoding cadmium resistance transporter, which yields MSAFASPQMLIEALSVASAAAISYGSTNFDNMVVLSAYGARPGYHPSFVRLTFVLVCVTVLAVSLALARAADALPAESIRYLGLIPIGLGGYQLMQLITSQLGMNQAGRDDELIGEPRGPIGLYAYLGFATVLLANSSDSVSVLTPLFADLKPAFVPACFIAAMAVAILMSALAALLARHPISRSFLEKMAKWILPFLLIAIGALILTDRPADIFVG from the coding sequence TTGAGCGCTTTTGCTTCACCCCAGATGCTGATCGAGGCCCTGAGCGTCGCGAGCGCGGCGGCGATTTCTTATGGATCGACCAATTTCGACAATATGGTCGTCCTTTCGGCCTATGGCGCGAGGCCCGGCTACCACCCTTCTTTCGTGCGGCTCACATTCGTTCTGGTCTGTGTGACGGTCCTCGCCGTCAGCCTCGCCCTGGCTCGCGCCGCCGACGCCCTGCCGGCGGAAAGCATCCGCTATCTTGGCTTGATCCCGATTGGGCTCGGCGGCTATCAGCTCATGCAACTCATCACGAGCCAGCTCGGCATGAACCAGGCCGGCCGTGACGACGAATTGATTGGCGAGCCGCGAGGTCCAATCGGTCTTTACGCCTATCTCGGGTTTGCGACGGTCCTGCTGGCGAACAGCAGCGACAGCGTCAGCGTGCTGACGCCGCTCTTCGCGGACTTGAAGCCGGCCTTCGTTCCCGCCTGTTTCATCGCCGCGATGGCGGTCGCCATTTTGATGAGCGCGCTGGCCGCACTGCTTGCGCGCCACCCGATTTCGCGGTCTTTCCTTGAGAAGATGGCGAAATGGATCTTGCCGTTCCTGCTAATTGCGATCGGCGCGCTGATCCTTACGGATCGGCCCGCTGACATTTTTGTGGGTTGA